In Colwellia sp. PAMC 20917, a single genomic region encodes these proteins:
- a CDS encoding Tex family protein, with amino-acid sequence MATIAELIATELNVKTAQITSAINLLDDGATVPFIARYRKEVTQGLDDNHLRHIDQRLSYLRELEDRRKVIITSITQQDKLTPALEKELQAADNKTRLEDLYLPFKPKRRTKGQIAIESGLEPLANNLYNNWALTPEVEAKAFINNDAGFSDEKSVLEGAIYILIERFAQDANLLQKLRKHLLKQAHLTSVVAKGKQQEGAKYRDYFEHSELLKNVPSHRALAMLRGRNEKILQLSINVDPNQEDSQYSSAEQIICEHYNLRLTGQAGAEFITKVVRWAWKIKLSLSLETELLGNLREQAENGAIKVFATNLSDLLMAAPAGAKTTLGLDPGMRTGCKLAIVDATGKLLQTATIFPHAPQNHWEKSVRTLVNLCQQHKVELLAIGNGTGSRESDKLAAEVIQALEANKPQKVMVSEAGASVYSASEFAAKEFPDLDVSIRGAVSIARRLQDPLAELVKIDPKAIGVGQYQHDVSQSQLSKTLDNVIEDCVNNVGVDLNSASAALLTRVSGLNKTMADNVVAYRDEHGRFDDRKELKKVARLGPKAFEQAAGFLRISGGKNPLDNSGVHPESYPVIEKIIAHLNSNISDLIGNSEQLSKINITDLNDINIGELTLKDIISELEKPGRDPRPVFKAAQFKEGVNTINDLTVGMVLEGVISNVANFGAFVDLGVHQDGLVHISSLTDKFVSDPREIVKAGDIVKVKVMEVDAARKRISLSMRLDETVTTKPEQNQQTNKPQPRSQNTTPKTAKPNPQRNTKPPAKKSENAAMGNAFADAFAKFKK; translated from the coding sequence ATGGCTACCATTGCTGAACTCATCGCAACAGAACTTAACGTTAAAACCGCTCAGATAACTTCAGCAATTAACTTGCTTGATGACGGCGCAACCGTACCTTTTATTGCGCGTTACCGTAAAGAGGTTACTCAAGGGTTAGACGATAATCATCTGCGCCACATTGATCAACGTTTAAGTTATTTACGTGAGCTTGAAGATCGTCGAAAAGTCATTATTACCAGCATCACCCAACAAGATAAATTAACACCAGCATTAGAAAAAGAATTACAAGCCGCAGACAACAAAACCCGTTTAGAAGATTTATATTTACCGTTTAAACCTAAGCGTCGCACTAAAGGCCAAATAGCCATAGAGTCGGGTTTAGAACCGCTTGCCAATAACCTTTATAATAACTGGGCGTTAACGCCAGAAGTTGAAGCAAAAGCTTTTATCAATAATGATGCCGGTTTTAGCGATGAAAAATCAGTCCTTGAGGGCGCTATTTATATCCTCATTGAACGTTTTGCTCAAGACGCCAATTTATTACAAAAGCTGCGTAAGCATTTATTAAAGCAAGCGCATTTAACCAGTGTTGTCGCTAAGGGCAAGCAGCAAGAAGGCGCTAAATATCGCGACTATTTCGAGCACTCAGAATTATTAAAAAATGTTCCCTCACATCGGGCTTTAGCGATGTTGCGTGGTCGCAATGAAAAAATATTACAACTCAGTATTAACGTAGATCCAAACCAAGAAGATAGTCAGTACTCAAGTGCCGAACAAATTATTTGTGAGCACTACAATCTGCGTTTAACCGGACAAGCTGGTGCAGAATTTATCACTAAAGTGGTACGCTGGGCATGGAAAATAAAATTAAGCCTAAGCTTAGAAACTGAATTATTGGGTAATTTACGTGAACAAGCAGAAAATGGCGCGATAAAAGTTTTTGCCACCAATTTAAGTGATTTATTAATGGCCGCGCCCGCTGGTGCAAAAACGACACTAGGCTTAGACCCAGGTATGCGAACGGGTTGTAAATTAGCGATTGTTGATGCTACCGGTAAATTATTACAAACCGCGACAATTTTCCCACACGCACCACAGAATCATTGGGAAAAATCAGTACGAACCTTAGTCAATTTATGCCAACAACACAAAGTTGAATTACTCGCGATAGGTAATGGTACTGGCTCACGTGAAAGTGACAAACTCGCGGCAGAGGTTATTCAGGCATTAGAAGCAAATAAACCACAAAAAGTGATGGTCAGTGAGGCCGGTGCTTCTGTTTATTCTGCTTCAGAATTTGCCGCAAAAGAATTTCCAGATTTAGACGTCTCCATTCGTGGCGCGGTTTCTATTGCACGGCGTTTACAAGACCCATTAGCTGAACTAGTGAAAATTGACCCTAAAGCGATTGGCGTTGGTCAATATCAACATGACGTAAGTCAGAGCCAGCTAAGTAAAACCCTCGACAATGTTATAGAAGATTGTGTAAATAATGTCGGTGTTGATTTAAATAGTGCTTCGGCTGCGTTATTAACACGAGTTTCAGGATTAAATAAAACGATGGCTGATAACGTCGTTGCTTATCGCGACGAACATGGTCGTTTTGATGACAGAAAAGAACTCAAGAAAGTAGCGCGTTTGGGTCCTAAAGCCTTTGAACAGGCAGCGGGATTTTTACGTATTTCAGGTGGTAAAAATCCACTAGACAATTCAGGTGTTCATCCAGAAAGCTACCCAGTTATTGAAAAGATCATTGCCCATCTTAATAGCAACATTAGTGATTTAATCGGTAATAGTGAACAATTAAGTAAAATTAATATCACAGATCTCAACGATATTAATATTGGCGAATTAACGCTTAAAGATATTATTAGTGAGCTAGAAAAGCCCGGCCGAGATCCTCGACCTGTTTTTAAAGCCGCACAGTTTAAAGAAGGTGTAAATACCATTAATGACTTAACTGTCGGCATGGTACTTGAAGGTGTTATTTCAAACGTTGCCAATTTTGGTGCCTTTGTCGATTTAGGTGTTCATCAAGATGGCTTAGTACATATTTCATCACTCACTGACAAATTTGTTAGCGACCCACGTGAAATTGTTAAAGCAGGTGATATTGTTAAAGTAAAAGTGATGGAAGTTGATGCGGCTAGAAAACGCATTAGCTTATCTATGCGTTTAGATGAAACAGTGACCACCAAGCCAGAACAAAACCAGCAGACGAATAAGCCTCAGCCTCGCTCACAAAATACCACACCCAAAACGGCTAAGCCAAACCCGCAACGTAATACGAAGCCACCCGCTAAAAAGAGTGAAAATGCCGCTATGGGTAACGCTTTTGCTGATGCCTTTGCAAAGTTTAAAAAGTAG
- the yihA gene encoding ribosome biogenesis GTP-binding protein YihA/YsxC, whose protein sequence is MSSPVIHLSKATFTLSAPDIRRLPEDNGIEVAFAGRSNAGKSSALNTLTNQRGLARVSKTPGRTQLINIFEVAPNRRLVDLPGYGFAKVPIEMKKKWQKALGEYLEKRDCLKGLVILMDIRHPLKDLDMDLIQWAADSDLPILALLTKCDKLSQGKRSAEVLQVKKALASLNADITVQAFSSLKYTGLETANDLICKWLSADLPTDLPESEEF, encoded by the coding sequence TTGTCATCACCTGTTATTCATTTAAGTAAAGCCACTTTCACTTTAAGTGCGCCGGATATTCGTCGCTTGCCTGAAGACAACGGTATAGAAGTGGCCTTTGCGGGACGTTCAAATGCGGGTAAATCAAGCGCACTAAATACCTTAACTAACCAACGTGGTTTAGCTCGTGTCAGTAAAACACCGGGTCGAACGCAGCTTATTAACATTTTTGAAGTCGCACCTAACAGACGTTTGGTTGACTTACCCGGTTACGGCTTTGCCAAAGTGCCGATTGAAATGAAGAAAAAATGGCAAAAAGCACTTGGCGAATATTTAGAAAAACGTGATTGTTTAAAAGGCCTAGTTATTTTAATGGATATTCGTCATCCGTTAAAAGATCTTGATATGGACTTGATCCAATGGGCCGCGGACAGTGATTTACCGATATTGGCGTTATTAACAAAATGCGACAAGCTTTCACAAGGTAAAAGAAGTGCTGAAGTGCTTCAGGTTAAAAAAGCCTTAGCATCGTTAAATGCAGATATTACCGTACAAGCTTTTTCATCATTAAAATATACGGGGTTAGAAACAGCAAATGACCTAATTTGTAAGTGGTTATCTGCCGATTTACCAACAGACCTTCCCGAAAGTGAAGAGTTTTAG
- a CDS encoding c-type cytochrome, which translates to MGAYFADTKAVAHVKPKRVTKVAIITEEAIAGKAKSAMCSACHGADGNSLVPMYPKLAGQHAEYTAKQLKEFKSGVRENAVMAGMAAALSEQDMAELGAYFASQKPTPGNGKGSELGRKLYFGGDPARGITACIACHGATGKGVAKAGFPVVANQSVEYLTAQLMSFKTGERNNDRNGMMGNIAKRLKKNDIDALAQYMSSMK; encoded by the coding sequence ATGGGCGCCTATTTTGCTGATACCAAGGCCGTTGCTCATGTAAAACCTAAGCGTGTTACTAAGGTTGCGATTATTACCGAAGAAGCGATTGCCGGAAAAGCAAAGTCAGCAATGTGTAGTGCTTGTCACGGTGCGGACGGTAATAGTTTAGTGCCTATGTATCCAAAATTAGCAGGACAACATGCGGAATATACAGCTAAACAACTAAAAGAGTTTAAATCTGGTGTGCGTGAAAATGCGGTAATGGCAGGTATGGCTGCAGCCTTGTCTGAACAAGACATGGCTGAATTAGGCGCATATTTTGCTAGTCAAAAACCGACGCCAGGTAATGGTAAGGGCTCTGAACTAGGGCGCAAATTATACTTTGGTGGAGACCCAGCTCGTGGTATTACCGCTTGTATCGCTTGTCATGGCGCAACGGGTAAAGGTGTTGCAAAAGCTGGCTTCCCTGTTGTTGCTAATCAAAGTGTTGAATACTTAACTGCACAGTTAATGAGTTTTAAAACCGGTGAACGCAATAATGATCGTAATGGCATGATGGGAAATATAGCTAAACGTTTGAAGAAAAATGACATTGACGCATTAGCGCAATACATGTCTTCAATGAAATAA
- a CDS encoding c-type cytochrome produces the protein MKRILLSLVLLGTSALNISYAAQGNVDAGKTKSAMCGACHGVDGNSLVPMYPSLAGQGSSYIAKQLADFKTGLTSGGKEGRVNAIMGGMAMALSEQDMLDLGAYYSAQPAKYAGGATSDVGKKLYFGGDIERGITACIACHGADAKGMSQAGFPALGGQNAMYLTAQLESFRSGARNNDKNGMMRNIAMKLEDADIAALVQYMSTIK, from the coding sequence ATGAAAAGAATACTACTAAGCTTGGTTTTATTAGGAACAAGTGCACTAAATATCAGCTATGCTGCCCAAGGTAATGTTGATGCCGGTAAAACAAAATCTGCAATGTGTGGAGCATGTCACGGTGTTGATGGTAATAGCTTAGTACCTATGTATCCTAGTCTGGCTGGACAAGGTAGTAGCTATATCGCGAAACAATTAGCTGACTTTAAAACGGGGCTAACTTCGGGCGGAAAAGAAGGTCGTGTTAATGCAATTATGGGTGGTATGGCCATGGCATTGAGCGAACAAGATATGCTTGATTTAGGCGCTTATTATAGTGCACAACCTGCAAAATATGCGGGTGGAGCAACCAGTGACGTTGGCAAAAAGCTATATTTTGGTGGTGATATAGAGCGTGGAATTACCGCTTGTATTGCTTGCCATGGCGCTGATGCAAAAGGCATGTCACAAGCTGGTTTCCCAGCTCTGGGCGGACAAAATGCAATGTACTTAACTGCTCAGTTGGAAAGTTTTCGTTCGGGAGCTCGCAACAATGACAAAAATGGCATGATGCGAAATATTGCTATGAAGCTAGAAGATGCAGATATTGCCGCCTTAGTGCAATACATGTCGACGATAAAATAG
- a CDS encoding paraquat-inducible protein A has translation MKNHSVVNNMIACHQCDSLLPMPYLLEGQNALCGCCGAMLFSKKRDAINRTLAVAIAGLLFFLPAALLPIIGIGAAGLYNDASLVDCITLLIDSRNYVLAFAVFMFTIAIPVVRLITALYISWCIKFQKIKPSLLVFFRSYHLLDTWTMLHVFLLGVVVSMYKLSSMADMTIDGGLVSLILLLLCSTLVSVTIDQHNIWHELEKSLEQ, from the coding sequence GTGAAAAATCATTCAGTTGTTAATAATATGATTGCTTGTCATCAATGCGATTCGTTATTACCTATGCCGTATTTATTAGAAGGACAAAATGCTTTATGTGGTTGTTGTGGCGCGATGTTGTTTTCAAAGAAGAGGGATGCGATTAATCGAACCCTTGCTGTCGCCATTGCAGGGTTATTGTTTTTTTTACCCGCGGCATTATTACCTATTATTGGCATCGGCGCCGCAGGTCTTTACAACGATGCCTCTCTGGTTGACTGTATTACGCTTTTAATCGATAGTCGCAATTACGTACTCGCCTTTGCTGTTTTTATGTTTACCATTGCTATCCCTGTAGTGAGGCTGATCACGGCCTTATATATTTCATGGTGCATAAAGTTCCAGAAAATTAAACCTTCGTTGCTAGTGTTTTTTCGCTCTTATCATCTTTTAGATACTTGGACGATGCTTCACGTATTTTTACTGGGTGTTGTTGTCTCTATGTATAAACTTTCTTCAATGGCTGATATGACGATTGATGGTGGGTTAGTTAGCCTAATATTGCTGTTGTTATGTTCAACATTGGTGTCGGTCACAATAGATCAGCACAATATATGGCATGAGCTGGAGAAATCTCTTGAGCAATAA
- a CDS encoding paraquat-inducible protein A — translation MSNKALAAGLGSCPKCHKLNVMHSERQVCSRCLTLFSARKPKSVEYTLAWTIAALVMFIPANIYPMMVFYTFGKPEASTILEGIAIFIQMGMLPVAVIIFIASFVIPLGKIIGLFTLMYNTKRKTQLSLKQQGKLYHIVEFLGPWSMLDVFVVTVMAAVVNLGFLSSIEPKVGITYFTLMVVFTIFAAESFDPRLLWDNYQKHNHQSLSEKTYNNTDVSHHDE, via the coding sequence TTGAGCAATAAAGCCCTTGCCGCAGGTTTAGGCAGTTGCCCAAAGTGTCATAAGCTCAATGTTATGCATAGCGAGCGACAAGTCTGTTCACGTTGTTTAACGCTATTTTCTGCTCGAAAACCTAAAAGTGTTGAATACACGTTAGCTTGGACCATTGCCGCGTTAGTGATGTTTATTCCGGCCAATATCTATCCTATGATGGTGTTTTATACTTTCGGCAAACCCGAAGCCTCAACCATTTTGGAGGGTATCGCCATTTTTATTCAAATGGGGATGTTGCCAGTAGCGGTCATCATTTTTATTGCTAGCTTTGTTATACCCTTAGGGAAAATTATTGGCTTATTTACCTTGATGTACAACACCAAAAGAAAAACACAATTGTCGTTAAAACAACAAGGAAAGTTATATCATATTGTCGAATTTTTAGGGCCATGGTCAATGCTTGATGTATTTGTGGTGACGGTCATGGCTGCGGTCGTTAACTTAGGCTTTTTATCTAGTATTGAACCAAAAGTTGGTATTACCTACTTTACCTTAATGGTGGTTTTTACCATTTTTGCCGCGGAAAGCTTTGATCCTCGACTATTATGGGATAACTATCAGAAGCATAATCATCAGTCACTTTCTGAAAAAACATATAACAATACGGATGTCTCTCATCATGACGAATAA
- a CDS encoding PqiB family protein, with amino-acid sequence MTNKTILAESKSIIKSREGISAVWLVPIIALMFGAWLIIKAVSDRGTFITVQFESASGIVVGKTQVRYKGLTTGIVRHVEVSEDLQSVIVEIEMISSSKKMLTDKTRFWYVTADVSFQGITGLDTLLSGSYINVIPDIEEEGKAKSHFIALSEEPVLDQATPGLHVSLTTKTLGSLGKKSPVLFKQITVGYVAGFNYVATSDLININLFIEPEYANLVKENSRFWNTSGVTVSGSLTSGVTVHTDSLASVVAGGVAFGNSDYEAVMGPAINGQNFTLYSDYETANMGHEIQLMLNWNSGIDRDAAIMYQGLTLGKITDFTRIDPEERIIEASAIINPRIIPYLTSGSQFFVIAPNLDLGGVTNLHTLMLGAHIGIRPSVDGKPLNKFNVYNQEPAYQYSEPGLHLVLKAQDVGSLTTSSNIYYKQQKVGTIQAIENIGPSEFLVHIFIEPKYKSFVSNDSHFWNASGLHISGGLQNFDIQAQSIQSMLAGGIAFDLGDNNEKLAPKNGDNFQLFIDKNVAKQRSTFNLYTNSAHGLSTKTRIMLRGEEIGSVHKVIRQQDQVTLQVGVLADYEYILRENSQFWLVNADLSLSGMTNTDALFGGAYISVNVGEGEKAHDFIVTDLPPAKHLSSKGLQLSLKSEQGNVVNPGSPISFRGIAVGQVDNVSLDTTGNNVEINITVDEEYRHLISNFTRFYNASGVTISGGLGSFIVKTESADAILKGGISFINPEIKPEQDTVEEGEKFTLFDNVEYAKLAGVAIEIHFSDVEGLKNNLKIKYQDQQVGLVSRIKFDQQGFGATVYAFLNDSGRKFAVADSKFWFAKPELALVGSVNVGAILEGGFIGLMPGKGEISHRFEAKAIMPVTTTLPTGLNLSLSAKNLGSVRTGNPVLYRQVKVGRVIGVDLSPTADTVNIYINIYPRYAPLVSQSSRFWNTSGIRIDAGLFSGINIDSESIETLLAGGIAFATPEVDVNETFQPAEQGQLFKLARDVDDDWHKWQPKIELSQ; translated from the coding sequence ATGACGAATAAAACTATTCTTGCCGAATCAAAATCCATTATTAAAAGTCGAGAAGGTATTTCTGCTGTCTGGTTAGTGCCTATTATTGCGTTGATGTTTGGTGCTTGGTTAATTATAAAAGCTGTTTCTGACCGAGGCACATTTATCACTGTTCAGTTTGAAAGTGCTAGTGGCATTGTGGTTGGTAAAACACAAGTTCGCTATAAAGGACTTACCACAGGTATTGTTCGTCACGTTGAAGTATCTGAAGACTTACAGAGTGTTATTGTAGAAATTGAAATGATTTCAAGCTCGAAAAAAATGTTGACTGATAAAACACGTTTTTGGTACGTGACTGCCGACGTTTCATTTCAAGGAATTACCGGATTAGACACTTTGTTATCAGGGAGTTATATAAATGTGATACCTGATATTGAAGAAGAAGGTAAAGCAAAGAGTCATTTTATTGCCTTAAGTGAAGAACCGGTATTAGATCAAGCAACGCCAGGTTTACATGTATCATTAACAACAAAAACCTTGGGTTCATTAGGCAAAAAATCACCGGTTTTATTTAAACAAATTACCGTCGGTTATGTCGCTGGATTTAACTATGTAGCAACTTCTGATCTGATCAATATTAACCTTTTTATTGAACCTGAGTATGCTAACTTAGTAAAAGAAAACTCGCGTTTCTGGAATACCAGTGGCGTAACAGTATCGGGCTCATTAACTAGTGGCGTTACTGTTCATACCGATTCATTGGCTTCTGTTGTTGCTGGAGGAGTGGCTTTTGGAAACTCTGATTATGAAGCGGTTATGGGACCGGCTATCAATGGCCAAAATTTCACCTTATATTCTGATTATGAAACCGCCAATATGGGTCATGAAATTCAGTTAATGTTAAACTGGAATTCAGGTATAGATCGCGATGCAGCGATTATGTATCAAGGGTTAACATTAGGAAAAATTACCGACTTTACTCGTATTGATCCCGAAGAAAGGATCATCGAAGCCAGTGCTATTATCAATCCTCGTATCATTCCCTATTTAACCAGTGGTTCGCAGTTTTTTGTTATAGCGCCCAACTTGGACTTAGGCGGCGTTACAAACTTACATACATTAATGTTAGGCGCGCACATTGGTATTCGTCCATCAGTTGATGGTAAACCGTTAAATAAATTTAACGTCTATAATCAAGAACCTGCCTACCAATATAGCGAACCTGGGTTACATTTAGTGTTAAAAGCACAAGATGTTGGTTCTTTAACCACAAGCTCTAATATTTATTATAAACAGCAAAAAGTAGGTACTATTCAGGCAATTGAAAATATTGGCCCGAGTGAGTTTTTAGTACACATCTTCATTGAACCTAAATACAAAAGCTTTGTTTCTAATGATAGTCACTTTTGGAACGCCAGTGGTTTGCATATTTCAGGTGGCTTACAAAATTTTGATATACAAGCGCAATCTATTCAGTCGATGTTAGCGGGTGGTATTGCTTTTGACTTAGGAGATAATAATGAAAAATTAGCACCTAAGAATGGTGACAACTTTCAGCTATTTATTGATAAAAATGTGGCAAAACAACGCTCAACATTTAACCTGTATACGAATAGTGCCCATGGTTTAAGTACCAAAACTCGTATTATGCTAAGGGGTGAAGAAATTGGTTCTGTTCATAAAGTCATTCGCCAGCAAGACCAAGTTACCCTTCAGGTTGGGGTCTTAGCCGATTACGAATATATTCTACGAGAAAACAGTCAGTTTTGGCTCGTTAATGCCGACTTGTCTTTGTCAGGAATGACAAATACCGATGCTTTATTTGGCGGGGCGTATATCAGCGTTAACGTTGGAGAGGGTGAAAAAGCCCATGATTTTATTGTCACTGACTTACCACCGGCAAAACACTTATCATCAAAAGGACTACAACTTTCGCTAAAATCAGAGCAAGGGAATGTCGTTAATCCTGGCAGTCCGATCAGCTTTAGAGGCATAGCTGTAGGACAAGTGGATAATGTTTCTCTCGATACCACAGGTAATAACGTTGAAATAAATATTACCGTTGATGAAGAATACCGACATTTAATTTCAAATTTTACCCGTTTCTATAACGCCAGTGGTGTAACAATAAGTGGTGGTCTAGGGAGTTTTATTGTTAAAACAGAATCTGCTGATGCAATATTAAAGGGGGGGATCAGTTTTATAAACCCAGAAATAAAGCCTGAGCAAGACACTGTTGAAGAGGGAGAGAAATTTACGTTATTTGATAATGTTGAGTATGCAAAATTAGCGGGTGTTGCCATAGAAATTCATTTTAGTGATGTTGAGGGCTTGAAAAATAATTTAAAAATAAAATATCAAGATCAACAAGTTGGCTTAGTTTCTCGGATCAAATTTGATCAGCAAGGATTTGGCGCGACCGTTTATGCTTTTTTAAATGACAGTGGTCGAAAGTTTGCTGTTGCAGACTCAAAATTTTGGTTTGCTAAACCAGAGCTTGCTCTTGTGGGATCAGTAAATGTTGGCGCTATTCTAGAGGGTGGCTTTATTGGATTAATGCCAGGTAAAGGAGAAATAAGTCATCGCTTTGAAGCCAAAGCCATTATGCCTGTAACAACGACGCTTCCTACAGGGTTAAATCTTTCATTAAGTGCAAAAAACTTAGGTTCAGTAAGAACTGGTAATCCTGTGCTCTATCGACAAGTTAAAGTTGGTCGGGTAATTGGTGTCGACTTATCACCTACCGCCGACACCGTTAATATCTATATTAATATTTATCCGCGTTATGCGCCTTTAGTAAGCCAAAGCAGTCGGTTTTGGAATACCAGTGGTATTCGTATTGATGCGGGGCTTTTTTCAGGGATCAATATAGACTCAGAATCTATAGAAACACTGCTTGCCGGTGGAATAGCTTTTGCGACACCTGAGGTTGACGTTAATGAAACTTTTCAGCCAGCAGAGCAAGGACAACTATTTAAGTTAGCACGAGATGTTGATGACGATTGGCATAAGTGGCAACCTAAAATTGAATTGTCGCAATAA
- a CDS encoding DUF418 domain-containing protein — protein MENEFPGANKELTPLTNSNRIQVMDLLRGFALIGIIMMNIEWFNRPVSALLSFDYSLTGFDWASSWLVKVFVEGKFYKLFSILFGMGFAIMLVRAQEADRKFGAWFTRRMLALFVFGMAHLIFLWGAILFMTMR, from the coding sequence ATGGAAAATGAATTCCCCGGCGCTAATAAAGAGCTAACACCGCTAACAAACTCAAATCGTATTCAAGTGATGGACTTACTTCGTGGTTTTGCCTTAATCGGCATTATTATGATGAATATCGAATGGTTTAATCGTCCTGTTAGCGCATTACTGAGCTTCGATTATAGTCTTACCGGCTTCGATTGGGCATCAAGTTGGTTAGTTAAAGTGTTTGTTGAAGGTAAATTTTATAAGTTGTTTTCAATACTTTTTGGTATGGGCTTTGCCATCATGCTCGTTAGGGCGCAAGAGGCAGACCGTAAATTTGGTGCATGGTTTACCCGACGCATGTTGGCATTATTTGTTTTTGGTATGGCGCATTTAATTTTTCTTTGGGGGGCGATATTATTCATGACTATGCGGTAG
- a CDS encoding DUF418 domain-containing protein yields the protein MVYPTHVGIICFWYGAFNFSLGGDIIHDYAVGGLLLLGFVLLLRTKKLAQFNTPATFAKVGFSLLLMPLFVSMFAALYFGVTRDNTVITNDWQQEISINQQLDVLLQQEKDNPKEIWVSKDTEIEDESTLIAASAAVIDSDVEALEEKEETVEEVDEDSMTDEELIIYKAQQRFERKQSRAQDEAKETAAFTQTSYIEATKYRAKSAVEALGNTPTFAFFVCLPLFMVGYWLVASGRMKNPQQHQSFFGVMCWGGLSIGLLLSIAGTFISLHPVTKSAIEVRAGGQTIFYYGQFVLCAGYIGLFVKLASKAWFIKGFSWLAPLGKMALTNYIGHSIILTTIFYGYAGGMFGQIARGQQMLIVVAVIFAQVVFCTLWLKFFRFGPLEWLWRSITYLKWQPLRLEKKLDTSIAS from the coding sequence ATGGTTTACCCGACGCATGTTGGCATTATTTGTTTTTGGTATGGCGCATTTAATTTTTCTTTGGGGGGCGATATTATTCATGACTATGCGGTAGGAGGTTTGCTTTTACTGGGTTTTGTTTTACTTTTACGCACTAAAAAATTAGCACAATTTAATACCCCCGCTACGTTTGCAAAAGTGGGTTTTTCGCTATTACTGATGCCGTTATTCGTTTCAATGTTTGCCGCTCTTTATTTTGGTGTTACCCGTGACAACACCGTTATAACCAACGATTGGCAACAGGAAATCAGCATTAATCAGCAGCTTGATGTGTTACTGCAACAAGAAAAAGATAATCCAAAAGAAATATGGGTTAGTAAAGATACAGAGATTGAAGACGAAAGTACCTTAATAGCAGCGAGTGCGGCAGTCATCGATAGTGATGTTGAAGCATTAGAAGAAAAAGAAGAAACTGTAGAAGAAGTCGATGAAGATAGCATGACCGACGAAGAGCTTATTATTTATAAAGCTCAACAGCGTTTTGAACGAAAACAAAGCCGTGCGCAAGATGAAGCAAAAGAAACAGCAGCTTTTACGCAAACTAGCTATATTGAAGCGACTAAGTACCGAGCTAAAAGCGCCGTTGAAGCTTTAGGTAACACGCCAACCTTTGCCTTCTTTGTTTGTTTACCTCTTTTCATGGTGGGCTATTGGTTAGTCGCTAGTGGCAGAATGAAAAACCCACAACAACACCAAAGTTTCTTCGGTGTTATGTGCTGGGGCGGATTGAGCATTGGCCTACTGTTAAGTATTGCTGGAACTTTTATTAGTCTACACCCAGTGACAAAAAGTGCTATCGAAGTGAGAGCGGGCGGACAAACTATTTTTTACTATGGGCAGTTTGTTCTCTGTGCCGGTTATATTGGGTTATTTGTAAAATTAGCCAGCAAAGCTTGGTTTATCAAAGGTTTTTCATGGTTGGCACCGTTAGGAAAAATGGCGCTTACTAATTACATCGGTCATTCTATTATCTTAACGACAATATTTTATGGCTATGCTGGTGGTATGTTTGGCCAAATAGCCCGCGGACAACAAATGCTTATTGTCGTCGCGGTGATTTTTGCCCAAGTTGTTTTTTGCACGCTCTGGTTGAAATTCTTTAGGTTTGGCCCGTTAGAATGGTTATGGCGCTCAATAACGTACCTGAAATGGCAACCACTACGCTTAGAAAAAAAGCTTGATACAAGTATCGCCTCTTAG